Genomic segment of Polycladomyces abyssicola:
TTGGCGGTGTGGTTGGTGCCAAATATTTAGGTGAACATCTGGGCATCTCCAACATCGCTTGTTCGGACATTGGCGGAACCAGTTTTGACGTGGCCATGATTACCCAAGGGGACTTCAGTATCAATACCAGTCCGGATATGGCACGTTTGGTACTGTCGTTGCCGTTGGTGTCAATGGACTCCATTGGCGCAGGTACCGGCAGCTTCGTCCGTGTCGATCCATATACGAAGTCGATAGTTCTCGGACCTGATAGCGCCGGGTACCGGGTGGGCGTTTGCAATCCGGATGGAGGGCTGGACACGATCACCGTGTCCGATTGCCACGTGGTGCTGGGCCTCATCAATCCTGACAATTTCCTCGGGGGGCAGGTTAAGCTGGACCGGGAGCGGGCGTACGAGGCTGTCAAAACCCAGCTGGCCGAACCGCTCGGGTTGTCGGTGGAAGACGCATCCTACGGCGTCATCGAGCTGCTCGAGTCCCAGTTGCGTAACTATTTGGAATCGATGATCATGGGCAAGGGCTATTCACCAACACAGTTTGTCTGTTTCTCCTACGGTGGTGGGGGACCGCTGCATACCGCCGGTTACGTCAAAGGGCTGGGGTTTGAGGATGTCTTGGTGCCTGCGTGGGCGGCTGGTTTTTCCGCGTTCGGCTGTGGAGCAGCCGATTTCGAGTATCGGTACGATATGACCTTGGACATCAATGTCCCCGACGCGGCGACAGAAGAGCAAAAGGCCGAAGCGGCTGGTGTTCTGCAACGGGCTTGGAGCGAACTTCAGGAAAAAGTATCTGAAGAGTTTGTTAAGAATGGATTTTCCCGTGATGAGGTCCGTTTCCGGCTGTTCTTCCGCATGCAGTACCAAGGCCAGCTGAACGATTTGGAAATCGAATCACCCCTGATGCGTGCCGAAACGGCGGACCACTGGGATGCGCTGGTAGCATCGTTCGAAGAAACGTACGCGCGGGTATATGCCAAAGCGGCACGTTCGCCGGAGCTCGGGTACACCGTTACGGGTGCTATTGTGCGTGGCGTCGTCGACGTGCCGAAGCCGAAGATTCCGGAAGAGCCGCTGGTCGGGGAAGAGCCGCCGAAAGACGCCTACCTTGGCAAACGGCGGGTATACTGGGACGGCAAGTGGGTCGAGGCCGACATCTGGGAGATGGAAGCCCTCAAGGCGGGCAACCGCATCAAGAGCTTCTCGATCATTGAGTCCCCGGCGACCACCTTTGTCGTGCCCTTCGGATTTGAGACCGTTCTCGATAAGCACCGCATTTTCCATCTGCGGGAAGTGTCTCGCTAACCTTTCAAAGGAGGGATTGTGCCATGGCGATTCGCGAGAGCGATTTGGCTGCGAAACAGGAGCAGGCCAAGCAGATGCGGCCGATCGGATGGGACGGCAAGACATTGAAAGAGATGCGCCGCGAAATCGACGAATTGTCGAAGGAGACCGGGTATTATGCCGGTTTGAAGGAGCTGCCGTTCAAAGAGTCGGAACCGATCCGTTTTGAGAAAATTTTCGCCAAGCTCCGCGGTGGTGTTGTCCACGCCCGGGAGACGGCCAAACGCGTGGCTGCATCTCCCATTGTGGAACAAGAAGGTGAGCTGTGCTTCACCCTTTACACCCCGGAAGGCGATTCGGTGGTCACGTCAACGGGGATCATTATTCACGTGGGAACGATGGG
This window contains:
- a CDS encoding hydantoinase/oxoprolinase family protein, with protein sequence MSTRKPQILAIDAGGTMTDTFIIDDRGEFVVGKAQTTPEDESVGLLNSSEDALLYWDMTVEEAFPQLLTGVYSGTAMLNRLVSRKGRKVGLIVNKGMEDFHRMGRAVQSYLGYSYSDRLHLNTHKYDPPLVPREWTRGVTERIDMFGNVVIPLYEHEVEPIVRELVEEGVEAIVISLLHSYKNPVHERRVRDIARETIQKMGKDIPVFASVDYYPVRKESHRTNTTILEAYAADPSRKTLEKVNESLREKGKKFDIRVMASHGGTISFRANELARTLVSGPIGGVVGAKYLGEHLGISNIACSDIGGTSFDVAMITQGDFSINTSPDMARLVLSLPLVSMDSIGAGTGSFVRVDPYTKSIVLGPDSAGYRVGVCNPDGGLDTITVSDCHVVLGLINPDNFLGGQVKLDRERAYEAVKTQLAEPLGLSVEDASYGVIELLESQLRNYLESMIMGKGYSPTQFVCFSYGGGGPLHTAGYVKGLGFEDVLVPAWAAGFSAFGCGAADFEYRYDMTLDINVPDAATEEQKAEAAGVLQRAWSELQEKVSEEFVKNGFSRDEVRFRLFFRMQYQGQLNDLEIESPLMRAETADHWDALVASFEETYARVYAKAARSPELGYTVTGAIVRGVVDVPKPKIPEEPLVGEEPPKDAYLGKRRVYWDGKWVEADIWEMEALKAGNRIKSFSIIESPATTFVVPFGFETVLDKHRIFHLREVSR